The following are from one region of the Streptomyces brevispora genome:
- a CDS encoding ABC transporter permease codes for MTATATTARFTAFGSSGTAGSLVRHRTGLLLAAAVALLVLGTFLVGGGAWPGDLTVDLTGPLGGVSDWIIDNRDTHPLFLYFFGHISNGVVLSVRGVYLVLLAAGWAGVTAAAGLIAWRVAGIGLALSAVVAFLFCGLLGMWVPTMQTLALMVVAVLVSVVVGALLGLAAGLSDRVFRVLRPVLDTMQVMPAFAYLLPVVLVFGIGVPAAVLATVVYAAPPMARLTALGLRDADPGVMEAAASLGATGRQRLLTARLPLARKELLLGLNQTIMMALSMAVIASVIGAGGLGDRVYQALASVDVGAALAAGIPIVLLAVVLDRVTGAAGDGIGSAPRTGTARPGWAVAAAGTVIVAVVARLAAGTAWPDGRTVAIAEPVNRAVGWMTGHLYSGVPVIGGTADWAGRFTTWVLDPVRDGLQWLPWWAVLLLIAVLAMLIGTWRTTVTAVLAMAAIGVLGVWDPALDTLSQVLAGVAVTLVAGFAVGIASSRSERVERLLRPVLDVFQTMPQFVYLIPVVALFGVGRAPAVAAAVIYALPAVVRITTQGLNGVDPVAMESSRSLGATGVQQLLKVQLPLARPALLLAVNQGVVLVLAVVVIGGLVGGGALGYAAVFGLAQGDLATGLVAGAAIVLLGLMLDRVTQPTRRHSGKGA; via the coding sequence ATGACGGCGACCGCCACCACCGCACGTTTCACCGCTTTCGGCTCCTCCGGTACCGCCGGCTCCCTCGTACGGCACCGCACCGGTCTCCTGCTGGCCGCGGCGGTCGCGCTGCTGGTGCTCGGCACCTTCCTCGTCGGCGGGGGTGCGTGGCCCGGGGATCTGACCGTCGACCTCACCGGTCCGCTCGGCGGTGTCAGCGACTGGATCATCGACAACCGCGACACGCATCCGCTGTTCCTCTACTTCTTCGGGCACATCAGCAACGGCGTCGTGCTGTCGGTGCGCGGCGTCTACCTGGTGCTGCTCGCCGCCGGCTGGGCCGGTGTCACGGCGGCCGCCGGGCTGATCGCCTGGCGGGTGGCGGGTATCGGGCTCGCGCTGTCCGCCGTCGTCGCCTTCCTCTTCTGCGGGCTGCTCGGCATGTGGGTGCCCACCATGCAGACCCTGGCGCTGATGGTTGTCGCGGTGCTGGTCTCGGTGGTGGTCGGAGCGCTCCTCGGCCTGGCCGCGGGGCTGTCCGACCGGGTCTTCCGCGTGCTGCGTCCGGTGCTCGACACCATGCAGGTGATGCCGGCCTTCGCGTACCTGCTGCCGGTGGTGCTCGTCTTCGGGATCGGTGTGCCGGCCGCCGTGCTGGCGACCGTCGTCTACGCGGCGCCGCCCATGGCCCGGCTGACCGCTCTCGGGCTGCGCGACGCCGACCCGGGCGTCATGGAGGCCGCGGCCTCGCTCGGCGCCACGGGACGGCAGCGGCTGCTGACGGCCCGGCTTCCGCTGGCGCGCAAGGAACTGCTGCTCGGTCTCAACCAGACGATCATGATGGCGCTCTCGATGGCCGTCATCGCCTCCGTGATCGGCGCCGGCGGTCTCGGTGACCGCGTCTACCAGGCGCTCGCCTCCGTCGACGTCGGCGCCGCGCTCGCGGCCGGGATCCCGATCGTGCTGCTCGCCGTTGTCCTCGACCGGGTCACCGGCGCGGCCGGCGACGGCATCGGCTCCGCGCCGCGCACCGGAACCGCCCGTCCTGGCTGGGCCGTCGCGGCGGCCGGCACCGTGATCGTCGCCGTCGTGGCACGCCTCGCCGCCGGGACGGCCTGGCCGGACGGCCGGACCGTCGCGATCGCCGAGCCCGTCAACAGGGCCGTCGGCTGGATGACCGGCCATCTGTACTCCGGCGTACCGGTCATCGGCGGCACGGCGGACTGGGCCGGGCGTTTCACCACCTGGGTCCTGGACCCGGTGCGCGACGGACTGCAGTGGCTGCCCTGGTGGGCCGTGCTCCTGCTGATCGCCGTGCTCGCCATGCTGATCGGCACCTGGCGCACCACGGTGACCGCGGTCCTCGCGATGGCCGCCATCGGGGTACTCGGTGTGTGGGACCCGGCGCTCGACACGCTCTCCCAGGTGCTGGCCGGTGTCGCGGTGACCCTGGTGGCCGGCTTCGCCGTCGGTATCGCCTCCTCCCGCAGCGAACGGGTGGAACGGCTGCTGCGTCCGGTGCTGGACGTGTTCCAGACGATGCCGCAGTTCGTCTATCTCATCCCCGTCGTCGCCCTGTTCGGCGTCGGCCGCGCACCGGCGGTGGCCGCCGCCGTCATCTACGCTCTGCCCGCCGTCGTCCGCATCACCACCCAGGGGCTGAACGGCGTCGACCCGGTCGCCATGGAGTCCTCGCGTTCCCTCGGCGCGACCGGTGTCCAGCAATTGCTGAAGGTCCAACTTCCGCTGGCCCGGCCCGCGCTGCTCCTCGCCGTCAACCAGGGCGTCGTCCTGGTACTCGCCGTGGTGGTCATCGGTGGTCTCGTCGGCGGTGGCGCGCTCGGCTACGCCGCGGTGTTCGGCCTCGCGCAGGGCGACCTGGCGACGGGGCTGGTCGCAGGTGCCGCGATCGTCCTCCTCGGCCTGATGCTCGACCGCGTCACCCAGCCGACGAGGCGTCACTCCGGGAAGGGGGCCTGA
- a CDS encoding SAM-dependent methyltransferase has translation MNREEMSRIAHTHHPIKSPLNDESVRQLLDHGISRGDERVLDLGCGGGEWLLRALSSRPDLRAEGVDISGAALADARTRAAGLGVQDRLVLHHRPAAEFVSPHAFDLVLSFGAAHAFGGLLPTLAAAREHLAPGGRVLVGDGFWDREPSREAVEMLGDFADLATTVDRVMADGWTPVHGHVSTRQELDDYEWACWGTLADWALDHPAHPDGPEALALSATRRTEWLRGYRDTWGFVSLVLRRTSD, from the coding sequence GTGAACCGAGAAGAGATGTCCAGAATCGCGCACACCCACCACCCGATCAAGTCCCCGCTCAACGACGAATCGGTACGTCAACTGCTGGACCACGGCATCTCGCGCGGCGACGAGCGCGTACTCGACCTCGGCTGCGGCGGCGGTGAGTGGCTGCTGCGCGCGCTGTCCTCCCGGCCGGACCTGCGGGCCGAGGGCGTCGACATCTCCGGAGCCGCCCTGGCGGATGCCCGTACGCGTGCCGCCGGGCTCGGGGTGCAGGACCGCCTGGTCCTGCACCACCGGCCGGCCGCCGAATTCGTCTCCCCGCACGCGTTCGACCTGGTCCTGAGCTTCGGGGCCGCTCACGCCTTCGGCGGGCTGCTCCCCACCCTCGCGGCGGCACGCGAGCACCTGGCTCCAGGCGGGCGTGTCCTGGTCGGTGACGGGTTCTGGGACCGCGAGCCCTCCCGGGAGGCCGTCGAGATGCTCGGTGACTTCGCCGACCTGGCAACGACCGTGGACCGGGTCATGGCCGACGGCTGGACGCCTGTACACGGCCACGTCAGTACGCGCCAGGAGCTGGACGACTACGAATGGGCCTGCTGGGGGACCCTGGCCGACTGGGCACTGGACCACCCCGCCCACCCGGACGGCCCGGAGGCGCTCGCCCTGTCCGCCACCCGCCGCACCGAATGGCTGCGCGGCTACCGCGACACCTGGGGCTTCGTCAGCCTGGTCCTTCGCCGGACCTCCGACTGA
- a CDS encoding quaternary amine ABC transporter ATP-binding protein, whose protein sequence is MNTPPHVFSVNKLWKVFGPKADRVPGDAELSELDGAELRRRTGCTAAVRDVSFDVRKGEVFVVMGLSGSGKSTLVRCLTRLIEPTSGGITMDGEDVLSMNTGRLRELRRHRAAMVFQHFGLLPHRSVVDNVAYGLEIQGMGRAQRRSRAAEFIGKVGLEGLENRRPGQLSGGQQQRVGLARALAVDPEVLLFDEPFSALDPLIRRDMQEEVVRLHREEGRTMVFITHDLNEALKLGDRIALMRDGRIVQLGTPEEIVGSPADDYVRDFVRDVPREQVLTVRAAMRPADGEESVSGPALAPDTTVFEAIEAVVRTGETARVVDGGRCLGVVDHACLLGVVAGIPAVKEAA, encoded by the coding sequence ATGAACACACCGCCGCACGTCTTCTCCGTGAACAAGCTCTGGAAGGTCTTCGGACCGAAGGCCGACCGAGTGCCGGGCGACGCCGAACTCAGCGAGCTCGACGGCGCCGAACTGCGCCGGCGTACCGGCTGCACCGCCGCCGTGCGTGACGTCTCGTTCGACGTCCGCAAGGGTGAGGTGTTCGTCGTGATGGGCCTGTCCGGGTCCGGGAAGTCCACCCTCGTACGCTGCCTCACCCGGCTCATCGAACCGACGTCCGGTGGAATCACCATGGACGGCGAGGACGTGCTCTCGATGAACACCGGACGGCTGCGTGAGCTGCGCCGCCATCGCGCCGCCATGGTCTTCCAGCACTTCGGCCTGCTGCCGCACCGCTCGGTCGTCGACAACGTCGCGTACGGGCTGGAGATCCAGGGCATGGGTCGGGCCCAACGGCGGTCACGCGCAGCGGAGTTCATCGGCAAGGTCGGCCTCGAAGGTCTGGAGAACCGCCGCCCCGGGCAGCTCTCCGGCGGTCAGCAGCAGCGGGTCGGGCTGGCTCGGGCGCTCGCCGTCGATCCCGAAGTGCTGCTGTTCGACGAGCCGTTCAGCGCCCTCGACCCGCTCATCCGACGGGACATGCAGGAGGAGGTCGTGCGCCTGCACCGTGAGGAGGGCCGCACAATGGTCTTCATCACCCATGACCTGAACGAGGCGCTGAAGCTCGGCGACCGGATCGCGCTGATGCGGGACGGCCGGATCGTGCAACTCGGCACTCCGGAGGAGATCGTGGGGTCCCCGGCCGACGACTACGTCCGGGACTTCGTGCGTGACGTTCCGCGCGAACAGGTCCTGACCGTACGCGCGGCGATGCGTCCCGCCGACGGCGAGGAGAGCGTCTCGGGTCCGGCGCTGGCACCGGACACCACCGTCTTCGAAGCGATCGAGGCGGTCGTCCGTACCGGCGAGACCGCTCGTGTGGTCGACGGGGGCCGCTGCCTGGGCGTGGTCGACCACGCGTGCCTGCTCGGCGTCGTGGCCGGGATTCCGGCCGTGAAGGAGGCCGCGTGA
- a CDS encoding DUF4331 family protein → MAVPPTAKPNRLGVLDGDLAGFPNGRRLTDDVIDISLQAVEGAARTGNLVPALAAGDKVDANDVPFGTRFPYLALPHSKSVNSAPSGGARQPAMTPSHAAAIGAAGVALLGVGGLRLRRRRATS, encoded by the coding sequence ATGGCCGTACCGCCCACCGCGAAGCCCAACAGGCTCGGCGTCCTCGACGGAGACCTGGCCGGCTTCCCGAACGGTCGCCGACTCACCGACGACGTCATCGACATCTCCCTCCAGGCGGTCGAAGGAGCCGCCCGGACGGGGAACCTTGTCCCCGCGCTCGCGGCCGGCGACAAGGTCGACGCCAACGACGTGCCCTTCGGCACACGCTTCCCCTACCTGGCGCTCCCGCACTCCAAGAGCGTCAACAGCGCTCCGTCCGGCGGCGCCCGGCAGCCGGCGATGACGCCGTCGCACGCCGCCGCCATCGGTGCCGCGGGCGTCGCCCTGCTGGGTGTCGGCGGACTGCGCCTGCGCCGGCGCCGCGCCACGAGCTGA
- a CDS encoding DUF4331 family protein, translating into MTYSWRFRTLTRDAGGQFLYNTGPVTSLNDPDLNIRQVYDLTVTTSRGTSTVLRGAPVAPSNVGKASMPDYWPRNCG; encoded by the coding sequence ATCACGTACAGCTGGCGTTTTCGCACCCTGACCCGCGACGCCGGCGGCCAGTTCCTCTACAACACGGGCCCGGTCACCTCGCTCAACGACCCGGACCTCAACATCCGTCAGGTCTACGACCTCACGGTGACCACCTCCCGGGGCACCTCGACCGTGCTGCGCGGCGCCCCCGTGGCACCGTCGAACGTCGGCAAGGCGTCCATGCCGGACTACTGGCCGAGGAACTGCGGCTGA
- a CDS encoding MFS transporter — protein MIVREHAVNTRGDRRPGYLAAATVFAIGMAGTTLPTPLYGLYQEQIGFSELMVTVVFAVYAVAVITALLVAGSYSDKVGRRPVLLCAMALSAASAGCFLLERGLPLLFAGRLLSGFAAGLLSGAATAAVLELAGPAQKARAGFAATAANMGGLGCGPLLSGLLAQYTPWPLTLPFWVHLGLVAVASGITWFLPETVAEPKRWPRPTPQGVAVPPEVRSVFLPASLAAFAGFALLGLFTAVAPSFASQTLGVHNVAVTGAVVFSVFLASTVGQSLTQRIGARLALPAGCGVLIAGLLLVASSLITESLPLLVLGALCGGTGQGLAFRAALTLVSGAAPAEHRGGTISAFFVVAYTGISVPVVGVGALATWLGLRDAGLLFTGCVLLLTAGAGTYAALRPPQEA, from the coding sequence GTGATCGTTCGTGAGCATGCAGTGAACACACGTGGTGATCGGCGACCGGGCTATCTCGCTGCGGCCACGGTGTTCGCCATCGGGATGGCCGGTACCACCCTGCCCACGCCGTTGTACGGGCTCTATCAGGAACAGATCGGCTTCTCCGAGCTGATGGTGACCGTCGTCTTCGCCGTCTATGCCGTCGCGGTCATCACCGCGCTGCTGGTGGCGGGCAGTTACTCGGACAAGGTCGGCCGCCGGCCTGTGCTGCTGTGCGCGATGGCGTTGTCGGCCGCGAGTGCCGGATGCTTCCTGCTGGAGCGCGGTCTGCCGCTGCTCTTCGCGGGCCGGTTGCTGTCCGGCTTCGCGGCAGGCCTGCTGAGCGGGGCGGCGACAGCGGCGGTCCTCGAACTGGCCGGGCCCGCGCAGAAGGCGCGGGCCGGGTTCGCGGCCACGGCCGCGAACATGGGAGGACTGGGCTGCGGACCGTTGCTGTCGGGGCTCCTCGCGCAGTACACGCCCTGGCCGTTGACCCTGCCGTTCTGGGTTCATCTGGGTCTGGTGGCCGTGGCATCCGGGATCACCTGGTTCCTGCCGGAGACCGTGGCGGAGCCGAAGCGGTGGCCGCGTCCGACGCCGCAGGGTGTGGCGGTGCCGCCCGAGGTGAGGAGCGTGTTCCTGCCCGCCTCGCTGGCGGCCTTCGCCGGGTTCGCGCTGCTCGGGCTGTTCACGGCGGTCGCGCCGAGCTTCGCCTCGCAGACGCTGGGCGTGCACAACGTGGCCGTCACCGGGGCCGTGGTGTTCTCCGTGTTCCTGGCTTCGACCGTCGGGCAGTCCCTGACGCAACGTATCGGCGCACGCCTCGCGCTCCCGGCCGGTTGCGGCGTCCTCATCGCCGGCCTGCTGCTGGTGGCATCGTCACTGATCACCGAATCCCTGCCTCTGCTGGTCCTGGGCGCGCTGTGCGGCGGCACCGGCCAGGGCCTCGCCTTTCGCGCGGCGCTCACCCTGGTCAGCGGCGCGGCCCCGGCAGAGCACCGCGGCGGCACCATTTCGGCCTTCTTCGTCGTCGCGTACACCGGGATCTCGGTACCGGTGGTGGGCGTCGGCGCCCTCGCGACCTGGCTCGGGCTGCGCGACGCCGGACTCCTCTTCACGGGCTGCGTGTTGCTGCTGACGGCCGGAGCGGGGACGTACGCCGCGCTCAGGCCGCCGCAGGAGGCGTGA
- a CDS encoding class I SAM-dependent methyltransferase has product MADEQIEVPDSTAVRVALWRAMHVQIDAAPHVFEDEAGLRLAAPGEGWRSRPDMDPHGTSGFRAAVVARARFIEDLVVDQAGHGIDQYVILGAGLDTFAQRRPESASRLRIFEIDQPATQAWKRRRLIELGYGIPDRLRLVPVDFEAGGDWWQQLSAAGFDPGRPAVVVCTGVTVYLTKTATEATLRRLAGLAPGSTLAMTFMLPAELIDDADRAALEETKPRAEASGTPFISFYTPQEMLALARTAGFEDARHVSGTLLATRYFADRTDGLRPSSGEDLLVATV; this is encoded by the coding sequence ATGGCGGACGAGCAGATCGAGGTGCCGGACAGTACCGCGGTACGGGTCGCACTCTGGCGGGCGATGCACGTACAGATCGACGCGGCTCCACACGTGTTCGAGGACGAGGCCGGACTGCGGCTGGCCGCGCCCGGCGAGGGGTGGCGGAGCCGCCCCGACATGGACCCGCACGGCACCAGCGGGTTCCGGGCCGCCGTCGTGGCCCGCGCCCGGTTCATCGAGGACCTGGTGGTCGATCAGGCCGGCCACGGCATCGACCAGTACGTCATCCTGGGTGCCGGTCTCGACACCTTCGCGCAGCGCCGGCCGGAGTCGGCCTCCCGGCTGCGGATCTTCGAGATCGACCAGCCGGCCACCCAGGCGTGGAAGCGCCGACGGCTGATCGAGCTCGGCTACGGGATCCCCGACCGGCTGCGACTGGTACCGGTCGACTTCGAGGCGGGTGGGGACTGGTGGCAGCAGTTGTCCGCCGCAGGCTTCGACCCCGGCCGGCCGGCGGTCGTCGTCTGCACCGGCGTCACCGTCTACCTCACCAAGACGGCCACCGAGGCGACGCTGCGCCGGCTCGCCGGGCTGGCCCCCGGCTCGACGCTCGCCATGACGTTCATGCTGCCGGCCGAACTCATCGATGACGCCGATCGCGCCGCTCTGGAGGAGACCAAGCCGCGGGCGGAGGCATCCGGAACGCCCTTCATCAGCTTCTACACCCCGCAGGAGATGCTCGCACTGGCCCGCACCGCCGGTTTCGAAGACGCCCGGCACGTGTCGGGAACCCTGCTCGCCACACGCTACTTCGCCGACCGGACCGACGGTCTCCGCCCCTCGAGCGGAGAGGATCTGCTGGTCGCCACCGTCTGA
- a CDS encoding GMC family oxidoreductase has product MENTTQYDYVIVGGGTAGSVIASRLTEDPDITVALIEGGPSDVGRDDVLTLRRWMGLLGGELDYDYPTTEQPRGNSNIRHSRARVLGGCSSHNTLIAFKPLPSDWDDWAEAGADGWDAASMDPYFHRLRNNIVPVDEADRNAIARDFVDAARTALGVPRIEGFNQAAFKDGVGFFDLAYHPENNKRSSASVAYLHPFLDRPNLHIALETWAFRLELDGHRATGVRVRTADGEERLVRARREVVLCAGAVDTPRLLMHSGIGHRAELEKLGIPVVHDLPGVGENLLDHPESVIVWETHGPIPENSAMDSDAGLFVRRDPESPGPDLMFHFYQIPFTDNPERLGYERPAHGVSMTPNIPKPRSRGRLYLTSPDPEVKPALDFRYFTDVEDYDGRTLVDGIRIARDIAAREPLAGWLKREVCPGPEVTSDADLSEYARKVAHTVYHPAGTCRMGAADDALAVVAPDLRIRGLDAVRIADASVFPTMTTVNPMIGVLMVGEKCADLLGATTGSHDR; this is encoded by the coding sequence ATGGAGAACACGACCCAGTACGACTACGTCATCGTCGGCGGCGGCACCGCCGGATCGGTGATCGCTTCCCGGCTCACCGAGGACCCCGACATCACCGTCGCCCTCATCGAGGGCGGACCCAGTGACGTGGGCAGGGACGACGTCCTGACGCTGCGCCGCTGGATGGGCCTCCTCGGCGGCGAGCTGGACTACGACTACCCCACCACCGAGCAGCCCCGCGGCAATTCGAACATCCGGCACAGCAGGGCCAGGGTGCTCGGCGGCTGCTCGTCCCACAACACCCTGATCGCCTTCAAGCCACTGCCGTCCGACTGGGACGACTGGGCCGAGGCCGGCGCGGACGGCTGGGACGCCGCGTCGATGGACCCGTACTTCCACCGGCTGCGCAACAACATCGTCCCCGTCGACGAGGCGGACCGCAACGCCATCGCCCGCGACTTCGTCGACGCGGCCCGGACGGCGCTCGGGGTCCCGCGTATCGAGGGCTTCAACCAGGCGGCCTTCAAGGACGGCGTGGGGTTCTTCGACCTCGCCTACCACCCCGAGAACAACAAGCGTTCCTCCGCCTCGGTCGCGTATCTGCACCCCTTCCTCGACCGGCCGAACCTCCATATCGCGCTGGAGACCTGGGCGTTCCGGCTGGAGCTCGACGGCCACCGGGCGACCGGTGTGCGGGTGCGGACCGCTGACGGCGAGGAGCGGCTCGTACGGGCCCGGCGCGAAGTGGTGCTGTGCGCGGGCGCGGTGGACACACCGCGGCTGCTGATGCACTCCGGGATCGGCCACCGCGCGGAGCTGGAGAAGCTCGGCATTCCCGTGGTGCACGACCTGCCGGGCGTGGGTGAGAACCTGCTCGACCACCCCGAGTCGGTCATCGTCTGGGAGACGCACGGGCCGATCCCCGAGAACTCCGCGATGGACAGCGACGCCGGGCTCTTCGTACGGCGGGACCCGGAGAGTCCGGGACCCGACCTGATGTTCCACTTCTACCAGATCCCGTTCACGGACAATCCGGAGCGGCTCGGGTACGAGCGTCCTGCGCACGGCGTTTCCATGACGCCGAACATCCCGAAGCCGAGGAGCCGCGGCCGGCTCTATCTGACCAGCCCCGACCCCGAGGTCAAACCCGCCCTGGACTTCCGCTACTTCACCGACGTGGAGGACTACGACGGACGGACGCTCGTCGACGGGATCAGGATCGCGCGTGACATCGCCGCGCGGGAACCGCTGGCCGGCTGGCTGAAGCGCGAGGTCTGTCCGGGGCCCGAGGTCACGTCCGACGCGGATCTGAGCGAGTACGCGCGCAAGGTCGCGCACACCGTCTACCACCCGGCGGGAACATGCCGGATGGGCGCCGCCGACGACGCGCTGGCCGTGGTCGCACCCGATCTGCGGATCCGCGGCCTGGACGCCGTCCGCATAGCCGACGCGTCGGTCTTCCCGACCATGACCACCGTCAACCCGATGATCGGGGTGCTGATGGTCGGTGAGAAGTGCGCGGATCTGCTCGGCGCCACCACTGGGAGCCATGACCGATGA
- a CDS encoding aldehyde dehydrogenase family protein, with translation MSAQHTIHVAGEWRAALSGATREILDPVDATAFAVVSEGDAVDADAAVAAARAAFDTGPWPRTPVAERAALLRRVADLLERDRERIGALECRDAGKTLAEGRADVDCVRDAFRYFADLVMNESGGRVVDAGSEEIHSVVVHEPVGVCGLITPWNYPLLQASWKIAPALAAGNTFVVKPSEITPLTTVALIALLAEAGLPAGAANIVTGAGATVGARLADHPDVDLISFTGGLTSGTKVMRAAADTVKKVALELGGKNPNVVFADACATEEGFDTAVDQALNAAFIHSGQVCSAGSRLIVEESVRERFVTELARRAERIRIGRGTDEGVECGPLVSGQQLARTEEFVASALKEGAVLRAGGQRPEGPGYFYRPTVLDHCDRSMRVVREEVFGPVLTVETFRTEDEAVALANDTEYGLAGGVWTADAGRGRRVAARLRHGTVWINDFHPYLPQAEWGGFGKSGIGRELGPTGLAEYRESKHIYQNLAPRPVRWFAG, from the coding sequence GTGTCGGCACAACACACGATCCATGTGGCGGGAGAGTGGCGAGCGGCCCTGTCCGGCGCCACGCGCGAGATCCTCGACCCCGTCGACGCGACCGCGTTCGCCGTCGTCTCGGAGGGTGACGCCGTGGACGCGGACGCCGCCGTCGCCGCGGCGCGGGCCGCCTTCGACACGGGGCCGTGGCCTCGCACGCCCGTGGCGGAACGCGCCGCGCTGCTCAGGCGCGTGGCCGATCTGCTGGAGCGCGACCGGGAGAGGATCGGCGCGCTGGAGTGCCGTGACGCCGGTAAGACGCTCGCGGAGGGCCGGGCCGACGTGGACTGCGTGCGCGACGCCTTCCGCTACTTCGCCGACCTCGTGATGAACGAGAGCGGCGGGCGTGTCGTCGATGCGGGGTCCGAGGAGATCCACAGTGTCGTGGTGCATGAACCCGTCGGCGTCTGCGGGCTCATCACCCCGTGGAACTATCCGCTGCTCCAGGCCAGTTGGAAGATCGCTCCGGCTCTCGCCGCGGGCAACACCTTTGTGGTCAAGCCGAGTGAGATCACCCCGTTGACCACGGTCGCCCTCATCGCGCTGCTCGCCGAGGCCGGACTGCCTGCCGGGGCGGCCAACATCGTCACGGGCGCCGGCGCCACCGTCGGCGCCCGGCTCGCGGACCACCCCGATGTCGACCTGATCTCCTTCACCGGCGGGCTCACCAGCGGCACGAAGGTGATGCGGGCCGCCGCCGACACCGTCAAGAAGGTCGCGCTCGAACTCGGCGGCAAGAACCCCAACGTGGTGTTCGCGGACGCCTGCGCCACCGAGGAGGGCTTCGACACCGCCGTCGACCAGGCGCTCAACGCCGCCTTCATCCACAGCGGTCAGGTCTGCTCCGCCGGATCACGGCTGATCGTCGAGGAGTCGGTGCGCGAGCGGTTCGTCACCGAACTCGCCCGGCGCGCCGAGCGGATCCGCATCGGCCGCGGCACGGACGAAGGTGTCGAATGCGGTCCGCTCGTGTCCGGACAACAGCTCGCCAGGACCGAGGAGTTCGTCGCCTCCGCACTGAAGGAGGGTGCGGTGCTGCGGGCCGGCGGCCAGCGCCCGGAAGGGCCCGGATACTTCTACCGGCCCACTGTGCTGGACCACTGCGACCGCTCCATGCGGGTGGTGCGCGAGGAGGTCTTCGGGCCGGTCCTGACGGTCGAGACGTTCCGTACCGAGGACGAGGCCGTGGCTCTCGCCAACGACACGGAGTACGGGCTGGCCGGCGGCGTGTGGACCGCGGACGCGGGGCGGGGACGCCGGGTCGCCGCCCGGCTGCGCCACGGCACCGTGTGGATCAACGACTTCCACCCCTACCTGCCGCAGGCCGAGTGGGGCGGCTTCGGCAAGTCCGGCATCGGCCGGGAGCTGGGTCCGACGGGTCTCGCCGAGTACCGCGAGTCCAAGCACATCTACCAGAACCTCGCCCCGCGCCCGGTGCGCTGGTTCGCGGGCTGA
- a CDS encoding tetratricopeptide repeat protein encodes MPAPTDPAPATPARGGRRLRSAVITLALGGVLFAVGALGLAPQQTPTVASGPDTPRSTDATEGLRIRVRKLPTDPDGWSALGMAYVQQARSTSDAATYHRARTALRKSLALRPAGNFTAETGMGALESARHHFAEALTWARRATAANPYSAPAQGVLADALTQLGRYEDSYAAVQRMTDLRPDSSALARASYTWELRGNTARARDLMNKSLQAAGTPTEKAFALTHLATLALETGDPRTALDLAGTGLEALPGDAALLEARARAHTALG; translated from the coding sequence GTGCCAGCCCCGACCGACCCAGCCCCCGCAACCCCCGCTCGCGGCGGCAGACGACTGCGCAGCGCGGTGATCACGCTCGCCCTGGGGGGTGTCCTGTTCGCGGTCGGGGCACTGGGCCTGGCTCCCCAGCAGACGCCCACGGTCGCGTCCGGCCCGGACACACCCCGCAGTACGGACGCGACCGAAGGCCTCCGGATCCGTGTACGCAAACTGCCCACCGACCCCGACGGCTGGTCGGCCCTCGGCATGGCCTACGTACAACAGGCCCGCAGCACGTCGGACGCGGCCACTTACCACCGGGCCCGGACCGCGCTGCGCAAGTCGCTCGCCCTCCGGCCTGCCGGAAACTTCACGGCGGAGACCGGGATGGGCGCCCTCGAATCCGCCCGCCACCACTTCGCCGAAGCCCTGACCTGGGCGCGGCGGGCCACCGCCGCCAACCCCTACAGCGCACCCGCCCAAGGAGTCCTGGCCGACGCACTCACCCAGCTCGGCCGCTACGAGGACTCCTATGCGGCGGTTCAGCGCATGACCGACCTCAGGCCCGACAGCAGCGCCCTCGCCCGCGCCTCCTACACCTGGGAGCTCCGGGGGAACACGGCGCGGGCGCGCGACCTGATGAACAAGTCCCTCCAGGCGGCCGGTACTCCGACGGAGAAGGCATTCGCCCTGACCCACCTCGCCACCCTCGCCCTGGAGACCGGAGATCCCCGCACCGCCCTGGACCTGGCCGGCACCGGGCTCGAAGCGCTGCCCGGCGACGCCGCCCTGCTGGAGGCACGGGCACGGGCCCACACCGCGCTCGGCTAA